In Populus alba chromosome 1, ASM523922v2, whole genome shotgun sequence, a single window of DNA contains:
- the LOC118039221 gene encoding homeobox-leucine zipper protein HDG5, which produces MFGDCQVMSNMGGNVVSSDTIYSLPIENPSFNFMSSMPFHTLSPIISKEGNGLVMPGKEEVESGSGCEQLEEKSGNEEESSEQPPKKKRYHRHTARQIQEMEAMFKECPHPDDKQRKRLSHELGLKPRQVKFWFQNRRTQMKAQQDRSDNNILRAENESLQNDNYRLQTELRSLICPDCGGQAMLGEIPFEELRLEHARLREELERVCCIASRYGGRPIHPMVPAPAFVPPSLDLDMSMYSRPFPESLGTCTDMMPMPMLPEGPEPSSFPEPGIVLMEEGEGLAMGLALSSMDELVKMCHANEPLWITNNENGKEMLNLEEHARMFPWPSNLEQNSSDMRTEATRDCAVVIMNSVNLVDAFLDANKWMELFPTIVARAKTVQVIKTGVCGASGSLHLMYAELQVLSPLVPTRETHFLRFCQQNVEEGTWAIVDFPLDSFHDNIRPSFPLYRRRPSGCVIQDLPNGYSRLTWIEHAEIEDKPVHQIFNQYVYSGMAFGARRWLAVLQRQCERVASLMARNISDLGVIPSPEARKNMMRLAQRMIRTFSLNISTSSGQSWTALPDSHDGTVRIISREITEPGQPNGVVLSAVSTTWLPYPHFLVFDLLRDEHRRSQLEVLSNGNALHEVAHIANGSHPGNCISLLRINVASNSSQHVDLMLQESCTDQSGSLVVFTTVDVESIQLAMSGEDPSCIPLLPLGFVIVPVEPSSSTVSEGNSIQSNSEDGNGNGHNNSGCLLTVGLQALASTIPSAKLNFSSVTAINNHLCNTVNQITVALSNTTTSSCLDNGNAAGSCNEPTAAPKQQV; this is translated from the exons ATGTTTGGTGATTGCCAAGTTATGTCAAACATGGGAGGGAATGTAGTCTCCTCCGATACCATCTATTCGTTGCCGATCGAAAACCCTAGCTTCAACTTCATGTCAAGCATGCCTTTCCACACTCTCTCCCCCATTATCTCT aaAGAAGGAAACGGGCTAGTTATGCCAGGCAAGGAGGAAGTCGAAAGTGGGTCTGGCTGTGAACAACTTGAAGAGAAGTCAGGGAATGAGGAAGAGAGCAGCGAGCAACCTCCAAAGAAGAAACGTTACCATAGGCACACTGCACGCCAGATCCAAGAAATGGAAGC CATGTTTAAGGAATGCCCACACCCAGATgacaaacaaagaaagagacTCAGCCATGAACTTGGTCTGAAACCACGCCAAGTCAAGTTTTGGTTCCAAAACCGCCGTACCCAAATGAAG GCACAACAAGACCGATCGGATAATAATATACTCAGGGCAGAAAATGAGAGCTTGCAGAATGACAATTACAGGCTACAAACGGAGTTACGAAGTCTTATTTGTCCCGATTGTGGAGGTCAAGCCATGCTCGGAGAAATTCCCTTTGAGGAGCTTCGACTTGAACATGCAAGACTTAGAGAAGAG TTGGAGCGCGTTTGTTGTATTGCTTCAAGATATGGCGGCCGGCCAATCCACCCAATGGTACCGGCTCCTGCTTTTGTCCCCCCTTCCTTGGATTTGGATATGAGCATGTATTCAAGGCCGTTTCCGGAGTCTTTGGGCACTTGCACTGATATGATGCCTATGCCTATGTTGCCAGAAGGCCCAGAACCATCTTCCTTTCCCGAGCCTGGGATAGTATTAATGGAGGAGGGAGAAGGTCTTGCAATGGGGCTTGCATTGTCGTCCATGGATGAACTTGTGAAGATGTGCCATGCAAATGAGCCTCTTTGGATCACAAACAATGAGAATGGAAAGGAAATGCTTAATCTTGAAGAGCATGCGAGAATGTTTCCATGGCCTTCCAATCTCGAACAGAACTCAAGTGACATGAGGACTGAAGCTACTCGTGATTGTGCTGTGGTTATAATGAATAGCGTTAACTTGGTTGATGCTTTCCTGGATGCT AATAAATGGATGGAGCTGTTTCCCACCATTGTTGCCAGAGCAAAAACTGTTCAAGTTATAAAAACAGGCGTTTGCGGTGCAAGCGGTTCCCTTCACCTG ATGTATGCAGAATTGCAAGTTCTTTCCCCATTGGTGCCAACTCGAGAAACACATTTTCTTCGCTTTTGCCAACAAAATGTAGAGGAGGGCACTTGGGCTATTGTCGATTTCCCCCTCGATAGCTTCCACGACAACATCCGACCTTCCTTTCCCCTGTACAGGAGACGTCCGTCCGGCTGTGTAATTCAAGACTTGCCCAATGGGTACTCAAGG TTGACATGGATAGAACATGCAGAGATAGAGGATAAGCCTGTCCATCAGATATTTAACCAGTATGTCTATAGTGGGATGGCGTTTGGAGCACGTCGCTGGTTAGCAGTCCTACAGAGACAATGCGAGAGAGTTGCAAGCCTCATGGCAAGAAATATCTCTGACCTAGGAG TAATACCCTCTCCTGAAGCACGGAAGAACATGATGAGGCTGGCTCAAAGAATGATCAGAACTTTTAGCCTGAATATCAGCACTTCTAGTGGCCAATCATGGACAGCTTTACCCGATTCCCATGATGGCACTGTTAGAATTATCTCAAGGGAAATCACGGAGCCTGGCCAGCCTAATGGGGTCGTTCTCTCTGCAGTATCCACAACTTGGCTGCCCTATCCTCACTTCCTAGTCTTTGATCTGTTGAGGGATGAACATCGCAGATCTCAG CTGGAAGTTCTTTCCAATGGGAATGCCTTGCATGAGGTTGCTCACATTGCCAACGGCTCTCATCCAGGAAACTGCATCTCTCTTCTTCGCATCAAC GTCGCCAGCAACTCATCACAGCATGTAGATCTCATGCTACAAGAGAGTTGCACTGATCAATCCGGCAGCCTTGTCGTGTTCACCACCGTGGACGTTGAGTCTATTCAGCTGGCAATGAGCGGAGAGGATCCATCCTGCATTCCTCTACTTCCACTAGGTTTTGTCATAGTCCCAGTAGAACCCAGCAGTAGCACTGTCAGTGAAGGCAATTCAATACAATCTAATTCGGAGgatggaaatggaaatggacATAACAACTCAGGCTGCCTACTGACTGTGGGTCTCCAGGCCCTTGCAAGCACTATTCCATCTGCAAAGCTCAATTTCTCCAGTGTCACTGCGATAAATAACCATTTGTGCAACACAGTGAACCAAATCACTGTTGCTCTTAGCAACACCACCACTAGCAGCTGCCTTGATAACGGCAATGCTGCAGGGTCTTGCAATGAGCCTACAGCTGCACCCAAACAACAAGTTTAG